One Ethanoligenens harbinense YUAN-3 genomic window carries:
- a CDS encoding EAL domain-containing protein produces the protein MNRHAALFVIYGLLTVESIYRIAIAGGAPGSLWVEFLIGAGIAGVYFMAVHIYENWLTHSQFRVLVDRIHCGIAIIRMDEGFSLLRANPAFFRISGYTPDEFLEKFDNKAIYMLCMEDHAAVYEEIKKMDTKQRVHVHVDFRIQSKDGRIKWIHMDSFLFHAEGREPVFQCIFTDITALRSSVEQAEMEAKRYHIIAQLSDDILFDYDIASKTMTATQPISDLYAGKTSISDFYNDIVENLVVHKDDVDALADFAGEPGGIQEKIRTELRIRSANNGFAWYRMEGAVLRDKYAKPLKIVGKFTNIDRQKREKEYLTQKLQRDPMTGVFNKVVTEKLIDRYLHKADEDDVSALFVMDLDNFKNINDALGHLSGDRVLTHVAEGIKQILRSSDIFGRIGGDEFVVFIKNIRSCTFAAQKARQLCQIFRSPVLEQELRYAVSGSVGIAMSPTDGKSYHELFEKADRALYVAKGQGKDGFAFYQNNLPGEHGASGCEPCKEDALSSRGPSLSFSGRGGIVEGLLAFMNEHCLDHNATEQMLGLVCRYYQVKRGRILEFSESGERIEHVYEWHAPGFASNPYRLLTHPPVFWKEYLQQFDQTAVFQCASLQKAGITPGGEQDLLSLQHLLFSSGQPFSILMLDNDVPQNQLTFYELNVLEIVHHLLQYHLYLLQNLRVSQELINIDSLTGVHTYEYFHTLLKKALLISEDMPYVLISCDINRFSEINDLIGHDQADQVLVTFASVIRRCLQPDEYIGRVSVDIFCILAHAENKENLTARMDLWDQAFQQEVEAFHIPSNVQVAVGIYEINAEADTPSIMFDRANAARKLAKTAHERMVCFYDEKLHEKILFEKDMESHMVSSLEKNEFVIYLQPKYGLVDRKIAGAEALVRWNHPTRGFLGPNDFIPLFEKNHFILELDFFVFESVCRMLRRWMDEGRPVVPVAVNFSRVHLLTNDFVEQLIALVDKYQIPPHYLEIELTESAYISRFHNALQIAQRLRQHGFLMAMDDFGAGYSSLNSLKSLPLDILKLDKNFFQEKEPTPKETIIIENIVRLAKQLNLCVVSEGVELEWQAEFLCSVDCDLVQGYLFSRPIPVTTFEKILMEHAQPLLHCPPER, from the coding sequence TTGAATCGACATGCAGCTTTGTTTGTCATATATGGCTTGCTGACTGTGGAGTCCATTTACCGAATCGCCATTGCAGGCGGTGCGCCCGGTTCTTTGTGGGTGGAGTTCCTGATAGGGGCGGGCATAGCCGGAGTCTATTTCATGGCCGTCCATATCTACGAAAACTGGCTGACCCATTCCCAATTCCGTGTACTGGTTGACCGTATCCACTGCGGCATTGCCATCATCCGGATGGACGAAGGGTTCAGCTTATTGCGCGCCAATCCCGCTTTTTTCCGTATCAGCGGCTATACGCCGGATGAATTTCTCGAAAAATTCGATAATAAGGCCATTTATATGCTCTGTATGGAAGACCACGCCGCCGTATACGAGGAAATCAAAAAGATGGACACCAAGCAGCGGGTGCATGTTCATGTGGATTTCCGAATCCAAAGCAAAGATGGCCGCATCAAATGGATTCACATGGACTCTTTTTTGTTCCACGCGGAAGGGAGAGAGCCGGTTTTTCAATGCATTTTTACCGATATCACGGCGCTCCGGTCCTCCGTGGAACAGGCGGAAATGGAGGCCAAGCGGTATCATATCATCGCACAGCTTTCGGACGATATCCTGTTTGATTACGATATTGCCAGCAAGACCATGACGGCGACGCAGCCAATCAGTGATTTGTATGCAGGGAAAACGTCGATTTCCGATTTTTATAACGATATCGTTGAAAATCTCGTCGTACATAAAGATGATGTGGATGCCCTTGCCGATTTCGCCGGCGAACCCGGCGGTATCCAGGAAAAAATACGCACAGAGCTGCGCATCCGATCGGCCAACAACGGGTTTGCGTGGTATCGCATGGAAGGTGCCGTTTTGCGGGACAAATATGCGAAGCCGCTGAAAATTGTTGGAAAATTTACAAATATCGACCGGCAAAAACGCGAAAAAGAATACCTGACACAGAAATTGCAGCGTGACCCCATGACCGGCGTTTTCAATAAAGTGGTGACCGAAAAGCTGATCGACCGGTATCTGCATAAGGCGGACGAGGATGATGTGAGCGCCCTGTTCGTTATGGATCTGGACAATTTCAAAAACATCAACGATGCACTGGGGCATCTGTCGGGCGACCGGGTGCTCACGCATGTCGCAGAGGGAATCAAGCAGATTCTGCGTTCGTCCGACATATTCGGGCGTATCGGCGGGGATGAATTCGTGGTGTTCATCAAAAATATCCGCTCGTGCACCTTTGCCGCTCAGAAAGCCAGGCAGCTTTGCCAGATCTTCCGCAGCCCTGTTTTGGAACAGGAACTGCGCTATGCCGTTTCCGGCAGCGTTGGGATCGCCATGTCTCCAACCGACGGGAAGTCTTATCACGAATTGTTCGAAAAGGCGGACCGCGCGCTCTATGTTGCCAAAGGGCAAGGAAAAGACGGCTTCGCGTTTTATCAGAACAACCTGCCCGGCGAACACGGGGCCTCGGGATGCGAGCCTTGCAAAGAGGATGCACTGTCCTCCAGAGGCCCGTCGCTGTCGTTTTCCGGACGTGGAGGAATAGTGGAAGGCCTGCTTGCATTTATGAACGAACATTGCCTGGACCATAACGCAACCGAGCAGATGCTCGGACTGGTCTGCCGGTATTATCAGGTAAAACGCGGGCGCATTCTGGAGTTTTCGGAAAGCGGAGAGCGGATCGAACACGTGTACGAATGGCATGCGCCAGGCTTCGCCTCAAATCCCTATCGACTGCTGACGCATCCCCCGGTGTTTTGGAAGGAGTATTTGCAGCAGTTTGACCAGACTGCTGTTTTCCAGTGCGCATCGCTGCAAAAGGCCGGAATCACGCCCGGCGGGGAGCAGGACCTCTTGTCGTTGCAGCACCTGCTGTTTTCCAGCGGGCAGCCCTTCAGCATTTTGATGCTGGACAATGATGTTCCGCAGAACCAATTAACGTTTTATGAGCTGAATGTTCTGGAAATCGTGCATCATTTGTTGCAGTACCATCTGTATCTGCTGCAAAACCTGCGTGTATCGCAGGAGCTGATCAATATCGATTCGTTGACCGGCGTGCATACGTACGAATATTTCCATACGCTGCTGAAAAAGGCGCTCTTGATTTCTGAGGATATGCCGTATGTGCTCATCAGCTGCGATATCAACCGTTTCTCCGAGATCAATGATCTCATCGGGCACGACCAGGCGGATCAGGTTCTGGTCACCTTTGCTTCGGTCATCCGGCGCTGCCTGCAGCCGGATGAGTATATCGGGCGCGTATCGGTGGATATTTTCTGCATTCTGGCGCATGCTGAAAACAAAGAGAACTTAACTGCCCGTATGGACTTGTGGGATCAGGCGTTCCAGCAAGAAGTGGAGGCATTCCATATTCCCAGCAACGTCCAGGTCGCGGTGGGCATCTATGAAATCAATGCCGAGGCTGATACACCCTCGATCATGTTTGACAGAGCCAATGCCGCGCGCAAGCTTGCCAAAACCGCGCATGAGCGGATGGTCTGTTTTTATGATGAGAAGCTGCATGAAAAAATCCTGTTTGAAAAAGATATGGAATCCCATATGGTTTCTTCACTGGAGAAGAACGAATTTGTGATCTATCTGCAGCCGAAATACGGCCTGGTTGACCGCAAGATTGCGGGGGCAGAGGCGCTGGTGCGCTGGAATCATCCCACGCGCGGGTTTCTTGGCCCGAATGATTTTATTCCGCTGTTTGAGAAAAACCATTTTATTTTGGAACTGGATTTCTTCGTGTTTGAGTCCGTTTGCCGGATGCTGCGCCGATGGATGGATGAGGGGCGCCCGGTCGTGCCGGTGGCCGTCAATTTTTCACGCGTGCACCTGCTTACCAATGATTTTGTGGAACAACTGATTGCATTGGTGGACAAGTATCAGATTCCCCCCCATTATCTGGAGATCGAGTTAACGGAAAGCGCATATATTTCCCGTTTCCATAATGCGCTGCAGATTGCGCAGAGGCTGCGGCAGCACGGATTTTTGATGGCGATGGATGACTTCGGCGCGGGTTATTCCTCCCTGAATTCTCTCAAAAGTCTGCCGCTCGATATTTTGAAACTGGACAAAAACTTCTTTCAGGAGAAAGAGCCGACCCCGAAAGAGACCATCATCATTGAGAACATCGTCCGCTTGGCAAAACAACTGAATCTCTGCGTGGTATCCGAAGGGGTCGAGTTGGAATGGCAGGCGGAATTTCTTTGCAGCGTGGACTGTGACCTTGTGCAGGGATATCTGTTCTCGCGCCCCATCCCCGTGACGACATTTGAAAAAATCCTGATGGAGCATGCGCAGCCGCTGCTGCATTGTCCGCCGGAACGTTGA
- a CDS encoding DUF364 domain-containing protein, whose product MWELYDALLDAMPEGMTVDEVVCGKGWTMVRSGENVGLAMTIHETARPRIFTRPWEGADLKEVAACVKSWNFEEAAVGMAAINAYHNAPAQAVKNGIALVTDGSAPEKDAFFSNIDAFRDKRVCVVGHFPYLEKRVAPYARLSILERMPCPGDFPDSACEYILPEQDFVFITGCTLVNKTMPRLLELSRQAHVVLVGPSVPLSTLLFDFGADELSGTVITDPALCAQLAAAEGGPSIFQAGQMVRFVK is encoded by the coding sequence ATGTGGGAATTGTATGATGCATTGCTGGATGCCATGCCGGAGGGCATGACGGTGGACGAGGTCGTCTGCGGGAAGGGATGGACCATGGTGCGCAGCGGCGAAAATGTGGGGTTGGCCATGACCATCCATGAAACGGCCCGCCCCCGTATATTCACACGGCCGTGGGAAGGCGCGGATCTGAAAGAAGTGGCTGCCTGCGTAAAATCGTGGAATTTTGAGGAGGCGGCTGTGGGGATGGCCGCCATCAATGCGTATCACAATGCGCCTGCGCAGGCTGTAAAAAACGGCATCGCACTTGTTACGGACGGCTCGGCACCTGAAAAAGACGCATTTTTTTCCAATATAGATGCGTTTCGGGATAAGCGGGTCTGCGTGGTGGGGCATTTCCCTTATCTGGAGAAGCGCGTCGCTCCGTATGCCCGGCTTTCCATCCTGGAGCGTATGCCGTGTCCGGGAGATTTTCCGGATTCCGCATGCGAATATATCCTGCCGGAGCAGGATTTTGTTTTCATTACCGGCTGCACGCTGGTGAACAAGACCATGCCGCGGCTGCTTGAGCTTTCCCGTCAGGCGCATGTCGTGCTGGTCGGGCCGAGCGTGCCGCTCTCCACTCTCCTGTTTGACTTCGGTGCGGACGAGCTTTCCGGTACGGTGATCACCGATCCGGCTCTTTGTGCGCAGTTGGCGGCAGCAGAAGGAGGACCTTCGATTTTTCAGGCCGGCCAAATGGTCCGGTTTGTAAAATAA
- a CDS encoding pyruvate carboxylase encodes MQRKIEKVLVANRGEIAIRIFRACYDMSLRTVAIYSKEDVFNLFRTKADEAYMLDENKSPLAAYLDINYIIDLAKRKGVDAVHPGYGFLSENADFARACEENGIIFIGPPSDVLEKMGSKLNAKAIANSCNVPVIPGSTDQIKDLDDALERADSYGYPVLLKAAAGGGGRGMRRVDSPEEMGIALDLVRGEAKKAFGDDSIFMEKFLVNPKHIEVQILADEQGNTVHLFERDCSLQRRYQKVVEFAPAFSIPEATRRKLYDDAVKIAKCVHYVNAGTVEFLVDQNGNHYFIEMNPRIQVEHTVTEMITGIDLVRAQILIAQGLPLSAPGIDIQSQDSVKKSGFAIQSRVTTEDPRNNFAPDCGKITTYRSGGGFGVRLDAGNAYAGAEVSPYYDSLLVKITTYDRTFENTIRKALRAITEIHIHGVKTNMAFLCNILAHPAFQAGVCHTKFIDETPELFEFEDPRNRATKILKYIGDLIVNEKEKPKIPLEKPRIPSAPNAEPPKGLKQLLDSEGPAGFQKYVLEQKKLLLCDTTMRDAHQSLLATRVRTKDLVSIAEPTAHLLPDLYSVEMWGGATFDVAYRFLHESPWDRLSQLRALIPNIPFQMLLRGANAVGYTNYPDNLIRAFIREAAAGGIDIFRIFDSLNWIPGMEVALDEVIKCGKVAEATICYTGDILDPHQTKYTLQYYVDMAKELERRGAHILCIKDMSGVLKPYAAKQLVTALKQEIGIPVHLHTHDTSGNQMAALLLAAETGVDVVDTAIASMSSLISHPSLNSIVAALQGQERDTGIDPYSLTPLTDYWADVRKTYYQFEANRNYPDVEIYKYQIPGGQLTNLKRQIESLGLGHRFEEVKEKYKEANSILGDIVKVTPSSKVVGDLAIFMTQNDLTAENIVERGKRLTFPDSVVSYFKGMIGQPAWGFPEDLQEVVLKGEKPITCRPGELLEPIDFEQVKAKITKYEKNPSMQDLVSWCLYPKVLEDYCKRRQEYGDISRMDSHVFFLGMEQGEMTELSIEEGKTLIIKYVGLGEMNSDGTQNVVFELNGARREVAVRNDAKVAESSVLMADMDDNTQIGASIPGAVSKVLVKSGEEVKKNQVLAIIEAMKMETSIVSNIDGLIDKVFITEGKSVEAGELLFTVKE; translated from the coding sequence ATGCAAAGAAAAATTGAAAAGGTTTTGGTCGCAAACCGCGGCGAAATTGCCATCCGCATTTTCCGGGCGTGCTATGACATGAGTCTGAGGACGGTGGCCATCTACTCGAAAGAGGACGTTTTCAATCTGTTCCGCACCAAGGCGGACGAGGCTTATATGCTGGATGAAAACAAAAGCCCTCTCGCCGCCTATCTGGACATCAACTACATTATAGACCTCGCCAAGCGCAAAGGGGTGGACGCCGTCCATCCCGGTTACGGCTTTTTGTCGGAAAACGCGGATTTCGCCCGCGCCTGCGAGGAAAACGGCATCATCTTCATCGGCCCGCCGTCCGACGTGCTGGAGAAAATGGGCAGCAAGCTTAACGCGAAGGCCATCGCCAACAGCTGCAACGTTCCCGTCATCCCCGGCAGCACCGACCAGATCAAAGATCTCGACGACGCCCTGGAGCGCGCGGACAGCTATGGCTACCCGGTGCTTCTTAAAGCGGCCGCCGGCGGCGGCGGCCGCGGTATGCGCCGTGTGGACAGCCCGGAGGAAATGGGGATCGCACTCGACTTGGTGCGTGGCGAAGCGAAAAAAGCATTTGGGGACGACTCCATTTTTATGGAAAAATTCCTTGTCAATCCCAAGCACATCGAGGTTCAGATCCTCGCCGACGAGCAGGGCAATACCGTACATCTGTTCGAGCGCGATTGCTCGCTGCAGCGGCGCTACCAGAAAGTTGTGGAGTTTGCCCCGGCCTTCTCCATTCCGGAAGCCACCCGCCGAAAACTCTATGACGATGCCGTCAAGATCGCCAAGTGCGTCCATTATGTCAACGCGGGCACCGTGGAGTTTCTGGTCGATCAGAACGGCAACCACTATTTCATTGAAATGAACCCGCGCATCCAGGTCGAGCACACGGTAACGGAAATGATCACGGGTATCGACCTTGTGCGCGCGCAGATCCTGATCGCGCAGGGCCTGCCGCTCTCCGCCCCGGGCATCGACATCCAGTCTCAGGATTCGGTGAAAAAGAGCGGCTTTGCCATCCAGAGCCGCGTGACGACCGAGGACCCGCGCAACAATTTCGCCCCCGACTGCGGGAAGATCACCACCTACCGCAGCGGCGGCGGCTTTGGCGTGCGCCTGGACGCCGGCAACGCTTACGCGGGCGCGGAGGTCTCACCCTATTACGACAGCCTGCTCGTCAAGATCACGACCTACGACCGCACCTTTGAAAATACCATCCGCAAGGCGCTGCGCGCCATCACCGAGATCCATATCCATGGCGTGAAGACCAACATGGCCTTCCTGTGCAACATTCTGGCCCATCCCGCGTTTCAAGCGGGCGTCTGCCACACCAAGTTCATCGACGAAACCCCTGAACTGTTTGAATTTGAAGACCCGCGCAACCGGGCGACCAAAATTCTCAAATACATCGGCGATCTGATCGTCAACGAAAAGGAAAAACCAAAAATCCCGCTGGAAAAGCCACGCATCCCGTCCGCCCCGAACGCCGAGCCGCCCAAAGGTCTCAAACAACTGCTGGACAGTGAGGGCCCGGCAGGTTTTCAGAAATATGTCCTGGAGCAGAAAAAGCTGCTGCTCTGCGACACCACTATGCGCGACGCGCACCAGTCGCTGCTGGCCACTCGTGTGCGCACCAAAGACCTGGTCAGCATCGCAGAGCCGACAGCTCACCTCCTCCCCGATCTCTATTCCGTCGAAATGTGGGGCGGCGCCACGTTCGACGTTGCCTACCGCTTCCTGCATGAGTCACCCTGGGATCGCCTGAGCCAGCTGCGCGCGCTCATCCCGAACATCCCGTTTCAGATGCTGCTGCGCGGTGCCAACGCCGTGGGCTATACCAACTACCCGGATAACCTCATCCGTGCGTTCATCCGGGAAGCGGCGGCCGGCGGTATCGACATCTTCCGCATCTTCGACTCGCTCAACTGGATTCCCGGCATGGAAGTCGCGCTTGACGAGGTCATCAAATGCGGCAAGGTAGCCGAAGCCACCATCTGCTATACCGGTGACATTCTGGACCCGCACCAGACCAAATACACACTCCAATATTATGTGGATATGGCCAAAGAACTGGAACGGCGCGGCGCGCACATCCTCTGCATCAAGGATATGTCCGGTGTGCTCAAGCCCTATGCCGCCAAACAGCTGGTCACCGCTCTGAAACAGGAGATCGGCATCCCGGTGCACCTGCACACGCACGACACCAGCGGCAATCAGATGGCTGCCCTGCTGCTGGCCGCCGAAACCGGAGTGGATGTGGTGGACACGGCCATCGCCAGCATGTCCTCCCTCATCAGCCACCCGTCGCTGAACTCCATCGTCGCGGCGCTCCAGGGACAGGAACGCGACACCGGAATCGACCCCTACAGCCTCACCCCGCTCACGGATTACTGGGCGGACGTACGCAAGACCTACTACCAGTTTGAAGCCAACCGCAACTACCCCGACGTGGAGATCTACAAATACCAGATTCCCGGCGGACAGTTGACCAATCTCAAGCGGCAGATCGAAAGCCTCGGGCTGGGGCATCGTTTTGAAGAAGTCAAGGAGAAATACAAGGAAGCCAACAGTATCCTCGGCGACATTGTCAAGGTCACGCCGTCTTCCAAAGTCGTGGGCGATCTGGCCATCTTTATGACGCAGAACGACCTGACGGCCGAAAACATCGTGGAGCGCGGCAAACGCCTCACCTTCCCCGATTCAGTTGTTTCCTATTTTAAAGGCATGATCGGGCAACCGGCATGGGGCTTCCCCGAAGATCTTCAGGAAGTGGTGCTGAAAGGCGAAAAGCCGATCACCTGCCGCCCGGGCGAACTGTTGGAACCGATTGATTTCGAACAGGTGAAAGCAAAGATCACCAAATATGAGAAGAACCCGTCCATGCAGGATCTGGTGAGCTGGTGCCTGTATCCGAAAGTGCTGGAGGATTACTGCAAGCGCCGCCAGGAATACGGCGATATCAGCCGGATGGACAGCCACGTTTTCTTTCTGGGCATGGAGCAGGGCGAAATGACCGAACTCTCCATTGAGGAAGGTAAGACGCTCATCATCAAATACGTCGGGCTGGGCGAAATGAACAGCGACGGTACGCAGAACGTGGTCTTTGAGCTGAACGGCGCACGCCGTGAAGTGGCGGTGCGCAACGATGCCAAAGTGGCCGAGTCGAGCGTGCTGATGGCCGATATGGACGACAACACCCAGATCGGCGCCAGCATTCCCGGTGCGGTCAGCAAGGTGCTGGTCAAATCGGGCGAGGAAGTCAAAAAGAACCAAGTGCTCGCCATCATCGAAGCGATGAAAATGGAGACCAGCATCGTTTCAAACATCGACGGTCTGATCGACAAGGTCTTCATCACCGAAGGCAAATCGGTGGAAGCCGGTGAATTGCTGTTCACCGTCAAGGAATAA
- a CDS encoding ABC transporter substrate-binding protein, producing MQFKKALAVVVALAIATVMAGCSKNSTSATSSSSASSSVSVTSGTRTFTDSAGRVVEIPANITRVAPSGSLAQLFLYSLCPDKLVGLSGKFADSAKPYIDSKYYNLPVFGQFYGKNVNLNIEALAAAKPQIIIDIGEKKATEKEDMDGVQKQTGIPVIFVEATLDSMAKAYVTLGNILGEQAQAKKLSDYISSTLSDAKTKSATISASKKVKVYYGLGSNGLQTNPKGSIHADEIKKIGAVNVADVTDSTGAGGVNVSMEQVVQWAPDVMIFDPQSVYSTVATDPLWNGFAAVKNKKVYEVPIGPYNWMGRPPSVNQILGIKWLGNLIYPNVYKYNMVQEAEKYYQLFYNYKLTDDQAKKLMANSTYKQ from the coding sequence ATGCAGTTCAAAAAAGCATTGGCCGTTGTGGTGGCGCTTGCCATTGCGACCGTCATGGCGGGCTGTTCTAAGAACAGCACGTCTGCAACATCTTCCAGCAGTGCGTCGTCATCCGTTTCCGTCACATCCGGCACCCGCACGTTCACTGACTCGGCCGGCCGCGTGGTGGAGATTCCCGCGAATATCACACGCGTTGCGCCGTCCGGTTCCCTCGCACAACTGTTTCTGTATTCGCTCTGCCCGGACAAGCTGGTCGGCCTTTCCGGCAAGTTTGCGGATTCTGCCAAGCCCTACATCGATTCCAAGTATTACAACCTGCCGGTGTTCGGGCAGTTCTACGGCAAAAATGTCAACCTGAACATTGAAGCGCTGGCTGCCGCCAAGCCGCAAATCATCATCGACATCGGCGAAAAGAAAGCAACCGAAAAAGAAGATATGGACGGCGTTCAGAAGCAGACTGGCATCCCGGTCATCTTTGTGGAAGCTACGCTGGATTCCATGGCCAAGGCATATGTGACGCTGGGTAATATCCTCGGGGAGCAGGCGCAGGCCAAAAAACTTTCGGATTATATCAGCTCCACGTTGTCGGATGCAAAAACGAAAAGCGCTACCATTTCCGCAAGCAAAAAGGTGAAGGTCTACTATGGCTTGGGCAGCAATGGCCTGCAGACCAACCCGAAGGGCTCCATCCACGCGGATGAGATCAAGAAGATCGGGGCCGTCAACGTGGCCGATGTGACCGACAGCACCGGTGCGGGCGGCGTGAACGTTTCCATGGAGCAAGTGGTGCAGTGGGCGCCGGATGTCATGATCTTTGATCCGCAGAGCGTCTACTCCACCGTTGCCACCGACCCGCTGTGGAACGGGTTTGCCGCAGTCAAGAACAAAAAGGTCTACGAGGTGCCTATCGGGCCATATAACTGGATGGGCCGCCCGCCGTCTGTCAACCAGATTCTGGGTATCAAGTGGCTGGGCAACTTGATCTATCCGAATGTTTATAAGTACAACATGGTGCAGGAAGCGGAAAAATACTACCAGTTGTTCTACAACTATAAACTGACGGATGACCAGGCAAAAAAACTGATGGCCAACTCCACTTACAAGCAATAA
- a CDS encoding DUF362 domain-containing protein → MEKSTVYFTDMHVTLRENLQQKLTRLIKKSGMDQIDFQRKYAAIKMHFGEPGNLAFLRPNFAKTVADIVKEHGGKPFLTDCNTLYVGGRKNALDHLGSAALNGFSYLSTGCQILIGDGLKGTDEVLVPVENGTYVKEAKIGHAIMDADIFISLNHFKGHEMTGFGGAIKNIGMGCGSRAGKMEMHSSGKPHVHTEKCVGCGTCRKQCAHDAITLTGGKASIDHNRCVGCGRCIGACPTDAVEAPIDEANDILNCKMAEYTWAVLHGRPHFHISLVVDVSPFCDCHAENDIPIVPDVGMFASFDPVALDVACADAVNRQPAVAGSLLEKHGHQHHDHFTDVSPDTNWKSAIDHAVSLGIGRKEYELVTI, encoded by the coding sequence ATGGAAAAATCCACAGTCTATTTTACAGATATGCATGTGACCCTACGGGAAAACTTACAGCAGAAACTCACCCGCCTCATCAAAAAATCCGGCATGGATCAAATCGACTTTCAGCGAAAATATGCCGCCATCAAAATGCACTTCGGCGAACCGGGCAACCTTGCTTTCCTCCGCCCCAACTTTGCCAAAACCGTGGCGGACATTGTAAAGGAACACGGCGGCAAGCCCTTTCTGACAGATTGCAACACGCTGTATGTCGGCGGTCGGAAAAACGCACTCGACCATCTGGGGTCCGCAGCACTCAACGGCTTCTCTTATCTCTCCACCGGCTGCCAGATCCTCATCGGGGACGGGCTGAAAGGCACCGACGAAGTGCTTGTCCCGGTGGAAAACGGCACCTATGTCAAGGAAGCCAAGATCGGCCATGCCATCATGGACGCCGATATTTTCATATCCCTGAACCACTTCAAAGGACATGAAATGACCGGGTTTGGCGGTGCAATCAAAAACATCGGGATGGGATGCGGCTCCCGAGCGGGCAAAATGGAGATGCACAGCAGCGGCAAGCCGCATGTCCATACCGAAAAATGCGTAGGCTGCGGCACCTGCCGCAAGCAGTGCGCCCACGACGCCATCACCCTTACGGGCGGCAAAGCCTCCATCGACCACAACAGGTGCGTGGGCTGCGGCCGCTGCATCGGGGCCTGCCCCACCGATGCCGTGGAAGCTCCGATTGACGAGGCCAACGACATCCTCAACTGCAAAATGGCGGAATACACATGGGCTGTGCTGCACGGGCGCCCACATTTCCACATCAGCCTGGTTGTGGATGTTTCCCCATTCTGTGACTGCCACGCCGAAAACGACATCCCCATCGTGCCGGACGTGGGGATGTTCGCATCGTTCGACCCTGTGGCGCTGGATGTGGCCTGCGCAGACGCGGTCAACCGCCAGCCCGCGGTGGCTGGCAGCCTTCTGGAAAAACACGGTCATCAGCACCATGACCATTTCACGGATGTCAGCCCAGACACCAACTGGAAATCCGCCATTGACCACGCGGTTTCCCTGGGCATCGGCCGCAAAGAATACGAACTGGTTACGATCTGA